The Herpetosiphonaceae bacterium nucleotide sequence TACCGCTCTGACAAATCGATCATGCTGTTTCCTTGAATCTAGGCCGCGCCCTGCTGGACGGGCGCGCGCGCGCTCCGGCTCTCCACAAGCTGCACGAAATTGCGCAGCAGCGCCAGACCCCAGCGCCCGCTCTTCTCAGGGTGGAACTGCGTGGCAAATGCCGAGCCAAACGCCAGCATCGAGGGAAACTCAACACCGTACTCGGTCCACCCGGCCACGATCGATCGGTCGGGCGTATCGACGTAGTACGAGTGGACGAAATAAAAATCCGTGGCGTCGGGAATCCCTGCCAGCAGCGGATGCTCCGGCATCGCGAGCCGCGCCTGGTTCCAGCCAATCTGCGGGACTTTCCCGGCGCGCTCCGGCAGCTTGCGCACCCGCCCCGGAACGACGCCCAGGCATGGATGCTCGCCGAACTCCTCGCTGATCTGCGCCAGCACTTGCATGCCCACGCAAATGCCCAGGAAGGGCGTGTCGGCCCGAATCACCTGCGGGATCACCGGCGATAGTCCGCGCCGGTCAAGCTCACTCATCGTGTCGAGCGTTGCGCCGACGCCGGGCAGCACCACGCCCTGCGCCGAGGCGATGACGTTCGGATCGTCGGTGACGGTCAGTTGTGCGCCGACATGGTCCAGCGCGCGGACGGCGGAGCGCAGATTGCCTGCGCCGTAATCAATCACTGCGATCATCGTTGCTTGTCGTCTCTATCTCATGCGGAATTTGGTTCCAAGTTCCAAGTTCCAAGTTCCAAGTTTCGGTTTCCTGGTTCGTTTGTGCGCCGGGTGCCCATGCCCAGAGAGCACCCGCATGGCGCCCGCGTGGCACCCGGTTCTTTGTTCTTCCTTTGTTCTCTTGTTCTCTTCACGTAAACAGCGGATGTACGCGCTCGATCTGGGCGATCACCGGCTCGATGTCGATCGCCTGCTTCGTCGCATCGTCGGGCGGCGGGCCAAGCGGATCGACGATCCGATCGGGCTGCCCCAGCAGCACATGCAGCGTCGCAAGCACGCTGGCCGAGAGCGCCTGCACGTTATAGCCGCCCTCCAGCGCGCACACCAGCCGTCCATCGCACACTTCCCGCGCAAGATCGTAGATCATCCGCGCCATGCGGCCAAAGCCGGCCACGCTCATCATCATCGGCGCGAGCGGATCGGCCCAGTGGCAATCGTAGCCCGCCGAGACGATGATCAACTGCGGCTCGAAGCGACGAACCGCGCGCAGCACCAGCTCGTCATAGACCCGATCGAAGGCGGCGTCGCCCGTGTAGGCAGGCATTGGAATGTTGAGCGTCGCGCCCTCGCCCTCGCCCGATCCCAGCTCTCGCCAGTGGCCGGTGCCGGGATAGAACGGGTAGGTATGCGACGAGATGTACAGCACGCTGGGATCGTCGTAGAAAATATCCTGGGTGCCGTTGCCGTGATGCGTGTCCCAGTCGATGATCGCCACGCGGCGCAGGCCAAGCTGGGTACGCGCCATCTGCGCGGCCACCGCGACGTTGTTGATCAGACAAAAGCCCATAGCAGTG carries:
- the hisH gene encoding imidazole glycerol phosphate synthase subunit HisH — translated: MIAVIDYGAGNLRSAVRALDHVGAQLTVTDDPNVIASAQGVVLPGVGATLDTMSELDRRGLSPVIPQVIRADTPFLGICVGMQVLAQISEEFGEHPCLGVVPGRVRKLPERAGKVPQIGWNQARLAMPEHPLLAGIPDATDFYFVHSYYVDTPDRSIVAGWTEYGVEFPSMLAFGSAFATQFHPEKSGRWGLALLRNFVQLVESRSARAPVQQGAA
- a CDS encoding histone deacetylase, translating into MTTAYLVDDRFLLHDDFDHPENAARLRAILQMLDDSGMRAALTRIEPREATDDEIRAVHHRRMLEHTQRMSLFGGGALNLDTYIVQESWDVALLAAGSVARAVEAVVGGEVDNAFALVRPPGHHATPSTAMGFCLINNVAVAAQMARTQLGLRRVAIIDWDTHHGNGTQDIFYDDPSVLYISSHTYPFYPGTGHWRELGSGEGEGATLNIPMPAYTGDAAFDRVYDELVLRAVRRFEPQLIIVSAGYDCHWADPLAPMMMSVAGFGRMARMIYDLAREVCDGRLVCALEGGYNVQALSASVLATLHVLLGQPDRIVDPLGPPPDDATKQAIDIEPVIAQIERVHPLFT